The Kineothrix sp. MB12-C1 genome includes a window with the following:
- a CDS encoding ArsR/SmtB family transcription factor, with protein MAKLLTLNLDNTEELCDVGKALSTPVRLDILKLLNEESLNIGEIAEKLGIAASSAALHVRILEKAQLINAEVQPGTRGGVRLCSRKNDVVTIGIHSSPSNVNMVTSVSMPIGAYTDCEMYSTCGIADEDGIIGNEDLTYCFYLPEHLNAQILWSSAGYVEYKFPNQLPKEANLKRLGISLEICSEAPNYREDWKSDITMWINGVDCGMWRSPGDFGARRGRLTPPSCMSGNTQYGLLTTWEVRKDGCYINENKVGSVTTEMLNIGEGSSIVVRIGNKKDAKYVGGFNIFGEKFGDHPQNIVLSIEY; from the coding sequence GCATTATCCACACCGGTGAGGCTGGATATATTGAAGCTTTTGAATGAGGAGAGTTTAAATATTGGGGAAATAGCGGAGAAGCTCGGCATAGCGGCATCGAGTGCTGCTTTGCATGTCCGGATACTGGAAAAGGCTCAGTTGATTAATGCGGAAGTGCAGCCGGGAACGAGAGGCGGAGTGCGTTTGTGCAGTAGAAAGAATGACGTGGTGACTATTGGCATACATAGTTCTCCGAGCAATGTGAATATGGTAACCAGTGTAAGTATGCCGATAGGAGCTTATACTGACTGTGAGATGTATTCCACTTGCGGGATTGCGGATGAGGATGGAATTATCGGAAATGAAGACTTGACCTATTGCTTCTACTTGCCGGAACATCTCAATGCTCAGATCCTATGGAGTTCTGCAGGATATGTAGAATACAAGTTCCCTAATCAACTCCCCAAAGAGGCGAATCTAAAACGTCTGGGGATATCTCTTGAGATCTGTTCTGAGGCACCGAATTATAGAGAGGATTGGAAATCCGATATTACGATGTGGATTAACGGTGTGGATTGCGGAATGTGGCGAAGCCCGGGAGACTTCGGAGCGAGAAGGGGGAGGCTTACCCCGCCGTCTTGCATGTCCGGGAATACCCAATATGGACTTCTGACAACATGGGAAGTGAGGAAGGACGGTTGTTACATCAATGAAAATAAGGTGGGAAGTGTTACGACTGAAATGCTGAATATTGGTGAGGGATCTTCGATTGTAGTTCGCATAGGTAATAAGAAGGATGCGAAGTACGTGGGAGGATTTAATATCTTTGGGGAGAAATTCGGCGATCACCCTCAGAATATCGTACTCAGTATAGAATATTAA
- a CDS encoding carbohydrate ABC transporter permease, with protein sequence MQKSEKKKKLNITPYLFIAPHVIIFIIFFLVPMFYGIYASFTKWDLFTPPTFVGLKNYSVFLTDTESVFYRQFWNGLKNTVIFVLICVPFQLAIPLVMALLLNKRPRGRNIFQGIFYMPTLFSITSVTLTWLFIFNRSLGLFNKLFGTDINWYASQPWAWITIVATTIWWGIGGNLIIYVAALSGIDKSILEAADLDGASGWKRFRYIIVPSIQFPLVYTLIVSVIAQFNVYGQPLMLTAGGPSESTFVLIMYIRNLAFGTGKSVAGMASAMSTCLGIIIGSVAVAQLILMRKNSD encoded by the coding sequence ATGCAAAAAAGTGAAAAAAAGAAAAAGCTTAATATTACTCCATATCTGTTTATCGCTCCCCATGTGATTATATTTATTATATTTTTTTTGGTGCCGATGTTTTATGGTATTTATGCGTCCTTTACGAAATGGGATCTGTTCACACCGCCTACATTTGTAGGGTTGAAAAATTATAGTGTATTTTTGACGGATACGGAATCGGTCTTTTACAGACAGTTTTGGAACGGACTCAAGAATACGGTGATTTTCGTATTGATCTGTGTCCCGTTTCAGCTTGCGATTCCTTTGGTCATGGCATTGCTCCTGAATAAAAGGCCCAGAGGACGTAATATCTTCCAGGGAATATTTTATATGCCCACATTGTTTTCCATTACTTCCGTGACGTTGACATGGCTGTTCATATTTAACCGTTCTCTCGGATTATTCAATAAGTTGTTCGGGACGGATATTAACTGGTATGCTTCACAGCCCTGGGCGTGGATTACGATCGTGGCAACTACGATATGGTGGGGAATCGGAGGCAACTTGATCATATATGTTGCAGCATTATCGGGAATTGATAAATCAATTCTTGAGGCGGCGGATTTGGACGGTGCAAGCGGATGGAAGCGTTTCCGGTATATTATAGTTCCTTCCATTCAGTTCCCTCTTGTGTATACCCTTATCGTATCGGTCATCGCACAGTTCAATGTTTATGGGCAGCCGCTTATGTTAACAGCAGGCGGACCGAGTGAATCGACCTTTGTTCTTATTATGTATATTCGTAATCTGGCATTTGGAACAGGTAAATCGGTAGCGGGTATGGCCAGTGCTATGTCAACTTGTCTCGGAATTATTATAGGCAGCGTGGCCGTCGCTCAGCTTATATTGATGCGGAAAAATTCAGATTAG
- a CDS encoding carbohydrate ABC transporter permease — translation MKRIKKNQEDSFVYPNTKRDGWIAFAILTVFAVIMLIPLGWIVISSFKMDVEIQQAGGFLLFPKTWTLGNFKELLSFTNKQLPIYKWFVNSLIVSGSQTIIAVVIYSMSAYAYAKLKFKGRDIIFLGIMFLSSFPAITTIIPLYKLMHVFGWLNGPLALIAPGLAGVMNIFLIRQFMYAIPDVILESAKIDGAGEWRIFSKIVIPNCKPILIAVGLFTFTANWNDFLWPSIAINNIDNLTLTAGLQLAKGVYGTIQVARMCTVATIAIIPMVILYIFTQKYFVRGISLSSGVKG, via the coding sequence ATGAAGAGAATTAAGAAAAATCAGGAAGATTCTTTTGTCTATCCAAATACGAAAAGAGATGGGTGGATCGCCTTTGCGATATTGACGGTATTCGCGGTTATTATGCTGATACCTTTAGGGTGGATTGTGATTTCTTCCTTTAAGATGGATGTGGAGATTCAGCAGGCGGGGGGATTTCTTCTCTTTCCAAAGACATGGACACTCGGCAATTTTAAGGAGCTTCTTTCTTTTACCAATAAGCAACTGCCGATTTATAAATGGTTCGTCAATTCCTTAATCGTGTCGGGGAGTCAGACGATTATTGCGGTAGTTATTTATTCGATGTCGGCATATGCTTATGCGAAGTTAAAATTTAAAGGAAGGGATATTATTTTTCTTGGAATTATGTTCCTGTCTTCTTTTCCGGCAATTACTACCATCATTCCGTTATATAAACTTATGCACGTGTTCGGATGGTTGAACGGACCTTTGGCGTTAATCGCCCCCGGTTTGGCAGGAGTAATGAATATCTTTCTCATTCGTCAGTTCATGTATGCGATTCCCGATGTGATTTTGGAATCAGCTAAGATTGATGGTGCGGGAGAGTGGAGGATATTTTCAAAAATTGTAATTCCCAATTGCAAGCCGATTCTTATTGCGGTAGGTTTATTTACCTTTACCGCAAACTGGAATGATTTCCTATGGCCTTCCATCGCAATTAATAACATCGATAATTTGACACTGACTGCAGGTTTGCAGCTTGCCAAGGGAGTGTATGGAACAATTCAGGTGGCAAGGATGTGTACCGTTGCGACCATCGCGATCATACCGATGGTTATCCTGTACATATTTACACAGAAATATTTCGTAAGAGGAATATCGTTATCATCAGGTGTTAAGGGATAG
- a CDS encoding extracellular solute-binding protein has translation MAKRAVALFLAMVTSFSLMACSGSSTGTNQGAAADSGAVEAQGEETAEEQVSVAPGKKGSIEFWTVFTGADGSSMQAIVDAYNATNPDYTVNHRAIEANDLYLKMPLAIQSATDVPDVAINHVERIPLFQEMGLLDDYNEVLADSNVKPENYNPKAWTMTELAGGHYGIPLDVHSFSLYVNMDLYEKYGNGSMDDGVLTWDEVKEAGEACLADEIIPIGMTWQRVMFLSSYAQLGGTLSTDGSVPDFNNDKAKQVFDTWTELEQLGYTNKDGDDPWQLFLGGKMLYCPEGIWMYNNVRETGLNAKMFDYPVFEPGTKGNWTSSHQFVLPKNPNRDAEKTQAVLAFIDYLGNNGLEWAKAGQVPAHVAIKEVAEFKDMPQAFFADENEELKIYDYKYYGYAVEALDKITGEVLFGRMTAEDALNQAVQETKGRIEMGE, from the coding sequence ATGGCAAAAAGAGCAGTCGCATTATTTCTGGCAATGGTAACAAGTTTTTCCTTGATGGCATGTTCCGGCTCTAGTACAGGAACGAACCAGGGAGCTGCAGCGGATAGCGGAGCAGTAGAAGCGCAAGGAGAAGAGACAGCAGAAGAACAGGTGTCGGTGGCACCGGGTAAGAAAGGGTCTATTGAGTTCTGGACCGTGTTCACGGGAGCGGACGGTTCCTCCATGCAGGCTATCGTAGATGCTTACAATGCAACGAACCCCGATTATACAGTAAATCATCGTGCGATCGAAGCGAACGATTTATATTTGAAGATGCCTCTTGCAATTCAGTCAGCAACCGATGTTCCTGACGTAGCAATTAATCATGTCGAGAGAATTCCTTTGTTCCAGGAGATGGGACTTCTTGATGATTACAATGAAGTGTTAGCAGATTCTAATGTGAAACCTGAAAATTATAATCCGAAAGCATGGACAATGACAGAACTTGCCGGAGGGCATTATGGTATTCCTCTCGATGTTCACTCTTTCAGTCTTTATGTAAATATGGATTTATATGAGAAATATGGCAACGGATCTATGGATGATGGCGTGCTGACATGGGATGAAGTAAAAGAAGCAGGAGAAGCGTGCTTGGCAGACGAGATTATTCCGATAGGAATGACATGGCAGAGAGTTATGTTCTTATCCTCCTATGCGCAGCTCGGCGGAACATTGAGTACAGATGGTTCTGTTCCGGATTTCAACAATGACAAGGCAAAACAAGTATTCGATACATGGACAGAGTTAGAGCAGTTAGGATATACCAATAAAGACGGCGATGATCCGTGGCAGCTTTTCCTCGGCGGAAAGATGCTCTATTGTCCGGAAGGTATCTGGATGTATAACAACGTAAGAGAAACAGGGCTCAATGCTAAGATGTTCGATTATCCGGTATTCGAGCCGGGAACAAAGGGCAACTGGACATCATCTCACCAGTTCGTACTTCCTAAGAATCCGAACAGAGATGCAGAAAAGACACAGGCAGTTCTTGCTTTTATCGACTATCTTGGAAATAACGGCTTAGAATGGGCAAAAGCAGGTCAGGTGCCGGCACACGTAGCAATTAAAGAAGTTGCAGAATTCAAAGATATGCCGCAGGCATTCTTTGCAGATGAAAATGAAGAATTGAAGATTTATGACTATAAATATTATGGCTATGCAGTAGAAGCTTTGGATAAGATTACAGGAGAAGTATTATTTGGACGTATGACAGCAGAAGACGCTTTGAATCAGGCGGTACAGGAAACAAAAGGCCGAATTGAGATGGGCGAGTAA